A window of Actinomadura viridis genomic DNA:
CCGCCGGGGGTGGCGCGGCCGGGTCGCGGACGCGCTGCCCGGCGCTCTCTCCGGGCGCGGCCCCGCCCCGGGTGCCGGGCGGCGGTGGCTGCCCGCGGCTGCCGCCGCCTGCGCGCTGCTGCTGGCCGGCGGCGTGGCGGGCGGCGCGGTGGTCTCGCTGACCGGTGACCGTCCCCCGCCCGCCCCCGCCCCCACGGCGCCGCCCCTCGTCTCGACGGGCCCGGGGGGCGAACGGCTCGTCGCCGGCGACCCGAGCCGGCGGGTGAAGGCCGAGGTGGTGGTCTACAGCAGGAAATGGGGCACCAAGGTCGAGCTGCGTCTGGAAGGCGCGACGTACGGGGAGCGCTGCCGGTGGTACGCGGTGGCCCGGGACGGCCGCAGGGACCCGCTAGGGAGCTGGTACGTCGCGTACAGGAAGGGCGTCGGCGTGTACGAGAGCTCCACCATGATCCCGCGCGACCAGCTGTACTCGTTCGAGGTCGTCACCGTGGACGGCCGTCCCCTGGTGACCGTTCCCGCCTGATCGCACGCCACGGTCATGGGCCCGATTCCGGCCGTGCCAACCGATTCCTTGGTGGAAGTCGGGAAGAGTCCGTGAATCGGCGCGGTTGGACCGGGGGTGGAACTCGAAGGCGCACTCGTGGCGGTGAGCGTGCTCGCGGCGGCAGGCGCGTTCGGTTTGGTGAGGCGGTCCCGCGATGGGAGGCTGCGCGCCGTGGAACAGCGCGACGACCGGGGCGACGACCGGATCGGCCCCTCCGACCTGGGTGCCGAACTGGGTGAGCGGGCCACCCTCGTGCAGTTCTCCAGCGCGTTCTGCGCCCCGTGCCGGTCCACCCGGCGGGTGCTCGGCGAGGTCGCCGGGATGGTCGG
This region includes:
- a CDS encoding zf-HC2 domain-containing protein, whose amino-acid sequence is MNGCAEARASLGVYVLGAIDPAERARLEAHVEGCPACRDELAGLAGMPALLGRVNETQIAQVAGPPPELLDALLAQAAEGRRGWRGRVADALPGALSGRGPAPGAGRRWLPAAAAACALLLAGGVAGGAVVSLTGDRPPPAPAPTAPPLVSTGPGGERLVAGDPSRRVKAEVVVYSRKWGTKVELRLEGATYGERCRWYAVARDGRRDPLGSWYVAYRKGVGVYESSTMIPRDQLYSFEVVTVDGRPLVTVPA